A DNA window from Naumovozyma dairenensis CBS 421 chromosome 8, complete genome contains the following coding sequences:
- the CLN3 gene encoding cyclin CLN3 (similar to Saccharomyces cerevisiae CLN3 (YAL040C); ancestral locus Anc_7.36) produces the protein MNSTTHQAEQIGSYNNNNNSNNSNNSNNNNNNNNNNNINNHATNSRGNNFTTSANATSNYPNMMMLSQIRRNNATIKSQTPNLVLRELQCHHSSIIEYGPQHLTHLLDLKNFQEFKINILNFQTQPQINSKMRFLIFDFIFYSHTRLNLSASTLFLAFDILDRYASKYIIKSCDYQLLALTALWISSKFWDAKNRCATLKVLQSLCCNQYSVTQFKKMEFHLLKALNWSLCSSPTFDSFIDLLLFMENNMDPASSSNTNTMISEIKSLKSSINVNEVKLGTLMLCELIAFDENSSFNYDNYSIAQTGIKLIILALNYHDSNKWENFNDLDNHPSVFNNDIAKSLLNLITNEDQYPSTFKFKYLGDQTSPPQQQQGQAGKGHKRNPSAFTRLKVSNKILLALKKYQYQLQLDEFYQSQEFQLALTNFNDINIQTPSMDDFCINNIPINESNSSSFFIGRKFSNDGRKSIAASISSSSSFASSSSFTSTSSSCFSSASSPTPMSSPNKMNSNPIPSETPCPIAPSPLRRQTLTIPHMYPPSNISSLQPLTPTTPSLFMTTNNTKLKFPTAMMMNDKHGHISHHDRRISLQLKGASISSSIPFMKGHRKRSSSSMDVAFNDANDFKGYKRVYSQNNTSK, from the coding sequence atgaattcAACGACACATCAAGCTGAACAAATCGGCAgttacaacaacaacaacaacagcaacaatagcaacaacagcaacaacaacaacaacaataataataataataatattaataaccATGCTACAAATTCCAGAGGAAACAACTTCACAACTAGTGCTAATGCTACTTCTAATTATCCTAATATGATGATGCTCTCTCAAATAAGACGGAATAATGCCACAATTAAGTCGCAGACTCCTAATTTAGTATTACGTGAATTACAATGTCATCATTCTTCCATTATAGAATATGGTCCTCAGCATTTAACTCATTTATTAgatctgaaaaatttccaagAGTTTAAGATtaatatcttgaattttcAAACTCAACCTCAAATTAATTCTAAAATGAGATTCTTAATATTCgatttcatcttttatAGTCATACAAGATTAAATCTGTCTGCATCCACTTTATTTTTAGCTTTCGATATCTTAGATAGATACGCATCTAAATACATAATTAAAAGTTGTGACTATCAACTATTGGCCTTAACTGCTCTTTGGATAAGTTCCAAATTTTGGGATGCTAAAAATCGTTGCGCTACGTTAAAAGTTTTACAAAGTCTATGTTGTAATCAATATTCAGTAACGCAATTTAAAAAGATGGAGTTCCATCTTTTAAAAGCGCTAAATTGGTCTCTATGCTCATCACCTACTTTTGATTCATTCATTGATCTTCTATTATTcatggaaaataatatggaTCCAGCATCGTCTTCAAACACTAATACAATGATTTCTGAAattaaatctttgaaatcaaGTATAAATGTCAACGAAGTTAAACTAGGCACACTAATGTTATGTGAATTAATAgcatttgatgaaaattcatcatttaattatgataattattcaattgCCCAAACTGGaatcaaattaattatCTTGGCACTAAATTATCACGATTCAAATAAATGGgaaaattttaatgatCTTGATAATCATCCTTCAGTATTCAATAACGACATCGCTAAGTctcttttgaatttaataacaAACGAAGACCAATATCCTTCAAcctttaaattcaaatatctAGGAGATCAAACATCACCACCGCAACAACAGCAAGGTCAAGCAGGTAAAGGTCACAAGAGAAATCCATCCGCTTTTACTAGATTAAAGGTaagtaataaaatattactagctttaaaaaaatatcaataccaATTACAATTAGATGAATTCTATCAATCTCAAGAATTCCAATTGGCATTAACcaattttaatgatataaatattcaaactCCTTCAATGGATGATTTTTGCATTAACAACATACCAATCAACGAgtcaaattcttcttctttctttattggAAGGAAATTTAGTAATGATGGAAGGAAATCTATCGCTGCATCTATATCATCCTCCTCATCGTTTGcgtcatcgtcatcgtTCACGTCTACGTCCTCATCATGTTTTTCTTCAGCATCTTCACCAACTCCAATGTCATCACCTAATAAAATGAACTCCAATCCAATTCCTTCAGAAACCCCATGCCCAATTGCTCCATCACCGCTAAGAAGACAAACATTAACGATCCCACACATGTATCCTCCATCaaatatatcttctttaCAACCATTAACTCCAACAACGccttcattatttatgACAACGAATAATACTAAGTTGAAGTTCCCCACAgcaatgatgatgaatgaTAAACATGGACATATTTCCCATCATGATAGAAGAATATCATTACAATTGAAAGGAGCAAGTATAAGTAGTTCAATTCCATTCATGAAGGGTCATCGCAAGagatcttcat